Proteins encoded by one window of Oceanispirochaeta sp.:
- a CDS encoding TPM domain-containing protein, translating to MKHKITALILFIFFLPFTVMALDVPSLKGRVNDNAGIFSSSQKQNLESTLAALENQTSIQMAVLTIPSLDGEDLEGFSIRTVEKWKLGQKGEDKGILLLLALEDRKVRLEVGYGLESELTDAKTGYIVREVMIPYFSKGDFAGGIIAGTAVVTDVVKGDKDISAEALSRSQTSQNRPTGRSLPFPFIFILVMIFFNS from the coding sequence ATGAAACATAAAATTACAGCTCTCATTCTGTTTATCTTTTTTCTTCCTTTTACGGTCATGGCCCTGGATGTGCCGTCTCTGAAGGGCCGGGTCAATGATAATGCGGGGATTTTTTCATCCTCACAGAAACAGAACCTGGAGAGTACCCTCGCAGCACTGGAAAATCAGACCTCTATACAGATGGCCGTTCTAACGATTCCCAGTCTTGATGGGGAAGATCTGGAAGGATTCTCAATCAGGACCGTGGAGAAGTGGAAGCTGGGACAGAAAGGGGAGGACAAGGGCATCCTCCTTCTGCTGGCATTGGAAGACAGAAAGGTCCGCCTGGAAGTGGGGTACGGCCTTGAATCTGAATTGACAGATGCAAAGACAGGCTACATTGTCCGGGAAGTGATGATTCCATATTTCTCCAAAGGGGATTTTGCTGGGGGAATCATTGCCGGTACGGCGGTTGTTACAGATGTCGTCAAGGGTGATAAGGATATCAGCGCCGAGGCACTCAGCCGTTCCCAGACGAGTCAGAATCGGCCCACAGGACGATCCTTACCGTTTCCCTTTATATTCATCCTGGTTATGATTTTTTTCAATTCC